A region from the Hylaeus volcanicus isolate JK05 chromosome 6, UHH_iyHylVolc1.0_haploid, whole genome shotgun sequence genome encodes:
- the LOC128878012 gene encoding inositol polyphosphate 5-phosphatase E isoform X2: MEPCEENDASNTTNAVKADISPKTKQKKKSLCCMLMNKKTRVGCLETSYKDGNSNKNSKMENSQHGSHTSTKLSLCCAMTERSKTPPQSLTVSRLSPTTLSRTSVKSEVASVNGNCQTDVLVEKEEIYTSSATRNIQKNMEKNSIFVEKEQQQNTFVEGENSSSGSTSPSVPAYLRQRLIHRRSVDNLVANSPTNSMRHSSPESIKSAPVQLKPRSTSHDTLSKKKERHRSQTTGTSMDSLAKQALLAAQVFNLIPTQKARERNFLHGRIAANSLLGPVELEKVLPNRELKIFVGTWNMNGQSPPKELNDFMLPSDIETVPDLLAIGTQESCSERSEWEAALQETLGPSHVLLFSTGLGTLHLALFLRRDLIWFCSVAEDANFSTRTGTAFRTKGAVAIALMLFGTSFLFVTAHLTAHQDKVKERVNDIKRIVRNLDLPKDLPTRHKNKDVTQNFDCVFWCGDLNFRLAQPREEVIQWVTDTCFPQQSPINLHKDQLRTILNEGAVLRGFEEAPIMFPPTYKYDPGTQNFDSSSKQRTPAYTDRILFKGKGHTRGYIRRVSHESTNSYKDGVIECLVYDSVPSICTSDHKPVWGVFKTTIRPGIDTIPLGGGLFNREVYLEGIKRRAAAMDESRGTSKVCSLQ, from the exons aTGGAGCCATGCGAAGAGAATGATGCATCTAATACGACAAATGCTGTTAAAGCAGATATTTCTCCTAAGacaaaacaaaagaagaaatctCTATGTTGCATgcttatgaataaaaaaaccaGAGTTGGTTGTTTGGAAACATCTTACAAAGATggtaattcaaataaaaattcaaaaatggaaaattcacAACATGGATCTCATACTAGTACAAAACTCTCATTGTGTTGCGCGATGACTGAACGCAGCAAGACACCACCGCAAAGTTTGACTGTCAGTAGATTGTCTCCAACTACATTAAGTCGTACATCTGTCAAATCTGAAGTAGCTTCTGTTAATGGAAATTGTCAAACAGATGTATTAGTGGAGAAGGAGGAAATCTATACATCAAGTGCTACACGTAACATTCAAAAAAACATGGAGAAGAATAGTATTTTTGTAGAGAAagaacaacaacaaaatactTTCGTTGAAG GTGAAAATTCATCCTCTGGATCTACTTCACCAAGTGTTCCTGCATATTTAAGACAAAGACTAATTCATAGACGGTCTGTAGATAATTTAGTAGCAAATTCTCCAACAAATTCTATGCGACATTCGAGTCCAGAGTCTATAAAAAGTGCCCCTGTTCAACTCAAACCACGTTCCACATCTCATGATActttgtctaaaaaaaaagaacgtcaTCGATCTCAAACAACTGGAACGTCTATGGATAGCTTAGCAAAACAAGCACTACTAGCTGCTCAagtctttaatttaattcctacACAAAAAGCTCGAGAAAG aaattttcttcatGGAAGGATTGCTGCAAACTCATTGCTTGGACCAGTAGAACTTGAGAAAGTATTACCAAATCgcgaattgaaaatttttgttggtaCATGGAACATGAATGGGCAAAGTCCACCGAAAGAGTTAAATGATTTTATGTTACCTTCGGATATAGAAACTGTTCCAGATTTATTAGCAATTGGAACACAAGAATCCTGTTCCGAACGAAGCGAATGGGAAGCAGCTTTACAAGAAACTCTTGGTCCTTCTCATGTACTATTGTTTAGTACTGGTTTAGGAACATTACATCttgctttatttttaagaagagATTTAATTTGGTTCTGTTCTGTTGCTGAGGATGCCAATTTTTCAACTAGAACAGGGACCGCTTTTAGAACAAAGGGAGCAGTGGCCATAGCTTTAATGTTATTTGGTacaagttttctttttgttactGCACATTTAACCGCACATCAAGATAAAGTCAAAGAACGagtaaatgatattaaaagaatagTTAGAAATCTTGATCTTCCTAAAGATTTACCTACAAGACATAAAAACAAAG atgTAACTCAGAACTTTGATTGTGTGTTCTGGTGTGGAGATTTAAATTTTCGCCTAGCTCAACCAAGAGAAGAAGTTATTCAGTGGGTTACGGATACATGTTTCCCTCAACAGTCACcgataaatttacataaagatCAATTACGAACAATTCTTAATGAAGGAGCTGTTTTACGTGGGTTTGAAGAGGCACCAATTATGTTTCCTCCTACTTATAAATACGATCCAGGAACTCAAAATTTCGATTCAAGTAGTAAGCAACGCACACCCGCGTATACTGACAGAATTCTCTTTAAGGGAAAAGGGCACACAAGAGGATACATTCGAAGAGTTAGTCACGAAAGTACTAATTCATATAAAGATGGAGTTATAGAATGTTTGGTATATGACTCTGTTCCAAGCATTTGTACTTCAGATCACAAACCTGTATGGGGTGTTTTTAAAACAACCATAAGGCCCGGCATTGATAC aaTTCCTCTTGGTGGTGGTTTGTTCAACCGCGAAGTATATTTAGAAGGTATAAAAAGACGAGCAGCTGCTATGGATGAATCTCGTGGAACTTCAAAAGTATGTTCATTACAATAA
- the LOC128878012 gene encoding inositol polyphosphate 5-phosphatase E isoform X1 codes for MEPCEENDASNTTNAVKADISPKTKQKKKSLCCMLMNKKTRVGCLETSYKDGNSNKNSKMENSQHGSHTSTKLSLCCAMTERSKTPPQSLTVSRLSPTTLSRTSVKSEVASVNGNCQTDVLVEKEEIYTSSATRNIQKNMEKNSIFVEKEQQQNTFVEELTEDLFEESSEDENELLIDYEKNERNIKDEYFTKGKYISYFFLEMERQFYNPHEVYSMVQYHESNNTEKPGKEGENSSSGSTSPSVPAYLRQRLIHRRSVDNLVANSPTNSMRHSSPESIKSAPVQLKPRSTSHDTLSKKKERHRSQTTGTSMDSLAKQALLAAQVFNLIPTQKARERNFLHGRIAANSLLGPVELEKVLPNRELKIFVGTWNMNGQSPPKELNDFMLPSDIETVPDLLAIGTQESCSERSEWEAALQETLGPSHVLLFSTGLGTLHLALFLRRDLIWFCSVAEDANFSTRTGTAFRTKGAVAIALMLFGTSFLFVTAHLTAHQDKVKERVNDIKRIVRNLDLPKDLPTRHKNKDVTQNFDCVFWCGDLNFRLAQPREEVIQWVTDTCFPQQSPINLHKDQLRTILNEGAVLRGFEEAPIMFPPTYKYDPGTQNFDSSSKQRTPAYTDRILFKGKGHTRGYIRRVSHESTNSYKDGVIECLVYDSVPSICTSDHKPVWGVFKTTIRPGIDTIPLGGGLFNREVYLEGIKRRAAAMDESRGTSKVCSLQ; via the exons aTGGAGCCATGCGAAGAGAATGATGCATCTAATACGACAAATGCTGTTAAAGCAGATATTTCTCCTAAGacaaaacaaaagaagaaatctCTATGTTGCATgcttatgaataaaaaaaccaGAGTTGGTTGTTTGGAAACATCTTACAAAGATggtaattcaaataaaaattcaaaaatggaaaattcacAACATGGATCTCATACTAGTACAAAACTCTCATTGTGTTGCGCGATGACTGAACGCAGCAAGACACCACCGCAAAGTTTGACTGTCAGTAGATTGTCTCCAACTACATTAAGTCGTACATCTGTCAAATCTGAAGTAGCTTCTGTTAATGGAAATTGTCAAACAGATGTATTAGTGGAGAAGGAGGAAATCTATACATCAAGTGCTACACGTAACATTCAAAAAAACATGGAGAAGAATAGTATTTTTGTAGAGAAagaacaacaacaaaatactTTCGTTGAAG AGTTAACAGAAGATTTATTTGAGGAATCATCAGAAGATGAAAATGAACTTTTGattgattatgaaaaaaatgaaagaaatatcaaggatgaatattttacaaaaggaaaatatatCTCTTATTTCTTCTTGGAAATGGAACGGCAGTTCTACAATCCTCATGAAGTTTATAGTATGGTTCAATACCATGAATCTAACAATACTGAAAAACCAGGAAAAGaag GTGAAAATTCATCCTCTGGATCTACTTCACCAAGTGTTCCTGCATATTTAAGACAAAGACTAATTCATAGACGGTCTGTAGATAATTTAGTAGCAAATTCTCCAACAAATTCTATGCGACATTCGAGTCCAGAGTCTATAAAAAGTGCCCCTGTTCAACTCAAACCACGTTCCACATCTCATGATActttgtctaaaaaaaaagaacgtcaTCGATCTCAAACAACTGGAACGTCTATGGATAGCTTAGCAAAACAAGCACTACTAGCTGCTCAagtctttaatttaattcctacACAAAAAGCTCGAGAAAG aaattttcttcatGGAAGGATTGCTGCAAACTCATTGCTTGGACCAGTAGAACTTGAGAAAGTATTACCAAATCgcgaattgaaaatttttgttggtaCATGGAACATGAATGGGCAAAGTCCACCGAAAGAGTTAAATGATTTTATGTTACCTTCGGATATAGAAACTGTTCCAGATTTATTAGCAATTGGAACACAAGAATCCTGTTCCGAACGAAGCGAATGGGAAGCAGCTTTACAAGAAACTCTTGGTCCTTCTCATGTACTATTGTTTAGTACTGGTTTAGGAACATTACATCttgctttatttttaagaagagATTTAATTTGGTTCTGTTCTGTTGCTGAGGATGCCAATTTTTCAACTAGAACAGGGACCGCTTTTAGAACAAAGGGAGCAGTGGCCATAGCTTTAATGTTATTTGGTacaagttttctttttgttactGCACATTTAACCGCACATCAAGATAAAGTCAAAGAACGagtaaatgatattaaaagaatagTTAGAAATCTTGATCTTCCTAAAGATTTACCTACAAGACATAAAAACAAAG atgTAACTCAGAACTTTGATTGTGTGTTCTGGTGTGGAGATTTAAATTTTCGCCTAGCTCAACCAAGAGAAGAAGTTATTCAGTGGGTTACGGATACATGTTTCCCTCAACAGTCACcgataaatttacataaagatCAATTACGAACAATTCTTAATGAAGGAGCTGTTTTACGTGGGTTTGAAGAGGCACCAATTATGTTTCCTCCTACTTATAAATACGATCCAGGAACTCAAAATTTCGATTCAAGTAGTAAGCAACGCACACCCGCGTATACTGACAGAATTCTCTTTAAGGGAAAAGGGCACACAAGAGGATACATTCGAAGAGTTAGTCACGAAAGTACTAATTCATATAAAGATGGAGTTATAGAATGTTTGGTATATGACTCTGTTCCAAGCATTTGTACTTCAGATCACAAACCTGTATGGGGTGTTTTTAAAACAACCATAAGGCCCGGCATTGATAC aaTTCCTCTTGGTGGTGGTTTGTTCAACCGCGAAGTATATTTAGAAGGTATAAAAAGACGAGCAGCTGCTATGGATGAATCTCGTGGAACTTCAAAAGTATGTTCATTACAATAA